One part of the Olleya sp. YS genome encodes these proteins:
- a CDS encoding YihY/virulence factor BrkB family protein, which translates to MSQAIEDKLSKIPIINVIVRILGKIKLPGLEGLSLYDLLELYITGIAKGALTARASAIAYSFFMALFPFLLFIIIVIPYIPIDDFQTDFLVFLESILPPTTSDFFSDNIFNNIGGNQNGGLLSSVFLLSIFLMANGINALFSGFEKSYHDQLARNIFKQYLYALGIALILAFLLIITVAVLGYFNIYVIDNLKDYGYIEKRQVSIWSTLAQYAFFVVMVYLATAVLYYFGTAEGKSSRFFSVGALFTTILILLTSFLFGIYIENFAKYNELYGSIGAILILLVYLWLNANILLLGFELNMALKQLRKTF; encoded by the coding sequence ATGTCTCAAGCAATAGAAGATAAGCTAAGTAAAATTCCAATCATAAACGTGATTGTTAGGATACTTGGTAAAATAAAGTTGCCAGGACTAGAAGGATTATCTTTATACGATTTATTAGAATTATACATCACTGGAATAGCTAAAGGTGCTTTAACAGCCAGAGCTAGTGCTATTGCTTACAGCTTTTTTATGGCACTGTTTCCGTTTTTGTTATTTATAATTATTGTTATTCCGTATATTCCAATAGACGATTTTCAAACAGACTTTTTAGTGTTTTTAGAGTCTATATTACCACCAACGACTTCAGATTTTTTCTCGGATAATATTTTTAATAATATAGGAGGTAATCAAAATGGAGGATTACTGTCTTCTGTATTTTTGTTGTCTATTTTTTTAATGGCTAATGGTATCAATGCGTTGTTTTCTGGTTTTGAAAAATCGTACCACGATCAGCTGGCACGAAACATTTTTAAACAATATTTATACGCATTGGGAATTGCCTTAATATTAGCTTTTTTATTAATTATTACTGTCGCAGTTTTGGGATATTTTAATATCTATGTCATTGATAATTTAAAAGATTATGGCTATATAGAAAAACGTCAAGTTAGTATTTGGAGTACTTTAGCACAGTATGCTTTTTTTGTAGTTATGGTATATCTAGCAACAGCTGTGCTATATTACTTTGGTACAGCAGAAGGGAAATCGTCTAGATTCTTCTCTGTTGGAGCATTATTTACCACAATATTAATTCTATTAACTTCGTTTTTATTTGGTATTTATATAGAGAATTTTGCCAAGTATAATGAGCTGTATGGCTCTATAGGCGCAATATTAATATTGCTAGTTTACTTGTGGTTAAACGCCAATATTTTGCTGCTAGGTTTTGAGTTAAATATGGCATTAAAACAGCTAAGAAAAACATTTTAA
- the rpsR gene encoding 30S ribosomal protein S18, with the protein MASIDQQAKGKKEGEIRYLTPLNIETNKNKKYCRFKKSGIKYVDYKDPDWLLGFVNEQGKILPRRLTGTSLKYQRKVSVAVKRARHLALMPYVADLLK; encoded by the coding sequence ATGGCAAGTATAGATCAACAAGCAAAAGGTAAAAAAGAAGGAGAAATCAGATATCTTACTCCTTTAAATATTGAAACTAACAAGAATAAAAAGTATTGTCGTTTCAAAAAGTCTGGTATCAAGTATGTAGACTATAAAGATCCAGATTGGTTATTAGGATTTGTTAACGAGCAAGGTAAAATTTTACCAAGACGTTTAACAGGTACGTCATTAAAGTATCAAAGAAAAGTGTCTGTAGCTGTAAAAAGAGCACGTCACTTAGCTTTAATGCCATACGTAGCAGATTTATTAAAATAA
- a CDS encoding DUF6495 family protein — MKYSRLTKEQFEELHKEFINFLATQSITADEWAKLKTEKPEVAEQELDVFSDLVWEGVLTAAKYLEHISPQNIHLFALHEDHMHLIGIKINNPIDVTTKDGFNWLRNNLMDDSVEFMQAKKDYTDDKNLDIFKLIQQGSAITKGELYNYMNKLIN, encoded by the coding sequence ATGAAATATTCAAGACTTACAAAAGAACAATTTGAAGAATTGCATAAAGAGTTTATAAATTTTTTAGCAACCCAATCCATTACAGCAGACGAGTGGGCAAAACTAAAAACTGAAAAACCAGAAGTTGCAGAGCAGGAGTTAGATGTGTTTAGTGATTTAGTATGGGAAGGCGTGTTAACTGCTGCAAAATATTTAGAACATATATCGCCTCAAAACATTCATTTGTTTGCTTTACATGAAGACCATATGCATTTAATTGGTATAAAAATTAATAATCCAATAGATGTCACAACAAAAGATGGGTTTAATTGGTTACGTAATAATTTAATGGATGACTCTGTTGAGTTTATGCAAGCTAAAAAAGACTATACAGACGATAAAAACTTAGATATATTTAAATTAATCCAGCAAGGAAGCGCAATTACAAAAGGTGAGTTGTATAATTATATGAATAAGTTGATTAATTAA
- the hisS gene encoding histidine--tRNA ligase, whose protein sequence is MAQKPSIPKGTRDFNPEQVAKRNYIFNTIKSKFERFGFQPIETPSFENSDTLMGKYGEEGDRLIFKILNSGDYFKDLRRNVIESGEFSVDFFEILQAINTMILLENEDLSPSEIIKNVIEVTSNLNVEDNQLLMNFFTENENEIYDFLRENKNPNIIDDFKKLINFKRGKFKKVYKDYINNLNSLDSKNSKLISEKALRYDLTVPFARYVVQHQNEIDFPFKRYQMQPVWRADRPQKGRFREFYQCDADVVGSDSLWQEVEFIQLYDEVFTALGLNGTTIKINNRKILSGIAEVIGASDKLIDFTVALDKLDKIGEEKVKEEMLSKGISEEGIKKLQPLFTLKGDFGTQINSLKSILNTSKEGQKGIEELEFINNAIATLGLKSAKLQLDVTLARGLNYYTGAIFEVSAPEGVAMGSIGGGGRYDDLTGIFGLPNVSGVGISFGLDRIYLVLEELGLFPETITKSTEVLFINFGDTEALFCLKAVKALREAGVNAELYPDKITNGKHMKKQMNYANKRNIPFVVLVGEEELKNNQFTLKNMESGTQDKVNLDTLISKLK, encoded by the coding sequence ATGGCACAAAAACCAAGCATACCAAAAGGAACCAGAGATTTTAATCCAGAGCAAGTTGCAAAGCGTAACTATATTTTTAATACGATAAAGTCAAAGTTTGAGCGTTTTGGGTTTCAACCCATAGAAACACCAAGTTTTGAAAACTCGGATACCTTAATGGGTAAGTATGGAGAAGAAGGAGATCGGTTGATTTTTAAGATATTGAATAGTGGTGATTATTTTAAGGATTTAAGACGAAATGTTATTGAATCAGGAGAATTTAGTGTTGATTTTTTCGAAATATTGCAAGCTATTAATACTATGATATTACTTGAAAATGAAGATTTAAGCCCATCGGAAATAATTAAAAATGTTATTGAAGTTACTTCAAATTTGAATGTTGAAGATAATCAACTATTAATGAATTTCTTTACTGAAAATGAGAATGAGATTTATGATTTTCTTAGAGAAAATAAAAATCCTAATATTATTGATGATTTTAAAAAATTGATAAATTTTAAAAGAGGTAAATTCAAAAAAGTTTATAAAGATTATATTAATAATTTAAATTCTTTAGATTCTAAAAATTCAAAATTAATATCTGAAAAAGCCCTTCGTTACGACTTAACAGTCCCTTTTGCAAGATACGTTGTACAGCACCAAAACGAGATAGACTTCCCGTTTAAACGTTACCAAATGCAACCCGTTTGGCGAGCAGATAGACCACAAAAAGGACGTTTTAGAGAGTTTTATCAATGTGATGCAGATGTTGTAGGAAGTGACAGTTTATGGCAAGAGGTGGAGTTTATACAATTGTACGATGAGGTATTTACTGCTTTAGGTTTAAATGGTACAACTATAAAAATTAATAACCGTAAAATCCTTTCAGGAATTGCAGAGGTTATTGGGGCAAGTGATAAATTAATAGATTTTACTGTTGCTTTAGATAAGTTGGATAAAATAGGAGAGGAGAAAGTAAAAGAAGAAATGCTATCTAAAGGGATTTCTGAAGAAGGGATAAAAAAACTACAACCATTATTTACTTTGAAAGGTGATTTTGGAACACAAATAAACAGTTTGAAATCTATTTTAAACACGTCTAAAGAAGGACAAAAAGGAATTGAAGAATTAGAGTTTATTAATAACGCAATTGCTACTTTAGGTTTAAAATCGGCTAAGTTGCAATTAGATGTAACGCTAGCTAGAGGCTTAAACTATTACACAGGAGCTATTTTTGAAGTGTCTGCACCAGAAGGTGTTGCAATGGGTTCTATTGGTGGTGGTGGACGTTATGACGACTTAACCGGAATCTTTGGATTGCCAAATGTAAGTGGTGTTGGGATTAGCTTTGGTTTAGACCGTATTTATTTAGTGCTTGAAGAATTAGGATTATTTCCTGAAACTATTACTAAAAGCACAGAAGTGCTATTTATTAACTTCGGAGACACCGAAGCATTATTCTGTTTAAAAGCTGTCAAAGCCTTACGTGAAGCAGGAGTTAATGCAGAATTATATCCAGATAAAATTACTAATGGTAAACACATGAAAAAACAAATGAATTACGCTAACAAGCGTAATATTCCATTTGTAGTTTTAGTTGGTGAGGAGGAATTGAAAAACAATCAGTTTACTTTAAAGAATATGGAGTCTGGAACACAGGACAAAGTTAATTTAGACACATTGATTTCTAAATTAAAATAA
- the priA gene encoding primosomal protein N': MNYFIDVILPIPLEKRFTYSITQAESEFLKEGMRVSIPFGKSKIYTGIVAEIHQIAPVIYEAKEIHQILDDSPIVTSLQLQLWQWIANYYMCTEGEVMRAALPNAFLLESETIISKNDKHQIKDTDLKDDEFLIYEALQHQSSLKIQDIANILDKKNVLPVVKRLVDKEAIILNEEIYDKYKPKYVRYVKLTSQFASETALNTLLDELSSRAKKQRDVILTLFSLSAKTKKPVKVADLVAESQTSSATVKALIDKGILEDYHIQTDRVIYDGEENEDSKTLNQYQTEALKQIETSFDTHNVVLLHGITSSGKTEVYVKLIEEVIAKGEQVLYLLPEIALTTQLVTRLQNYFGEQVAVFNSKYSAHERVEVYNQVLNNSAKAKIILGARSSIFLPFKNLGLIIVDEEHESSFKQFDPAPRYHARDAAIVLASLFKAKTLLGSATPSLESYYNAQEKKYGLVEINRRYNNVQLPEIELVDIKDKQKRKKMKGHFTDRLIEEMTEAIADGHQIILFQNRRGYSPIVECNTCGHSPQCPNCDVSLTYHQYRKQLRCHYCGYNSAMLQKCMACGTTDLDTKGFGTEQIESEVKQLFPDLKVARMDLDTTRGKFGYEKIITAFEQQDIDVLVGTQMLTKGLDFRNVKVVGVMNADNLLNFPDFRAHERSFQLMLQVSGRAGRTEKRGKVLIQTYNPYHKILQQVSTNDYVSMFKEQLEERYNYNYPPYFRLIKITLKHRDYNKVNIASDWLAKALTQLFKHYVLGPEFPPISRIRNQYHKNILIKIPQGQSLNKTKEAIKKVNSSFSAIADFKSVRVIINVDNY, from the coding sequence TTGAATTATTTTATAGATGTTATCCTTCCAATTCCTTTAGAAAAACGTTTTACATATAGTATCACGCAAGCTGAAAGCGAGTTTTTAAAAGAAGGCATGCGTGTATCTATACCTTTTGGAAAATCTAAAATTTATACAGGAATTGTTGCAGAGATTCACCAAATAGCACCAGTTATTTATGAGGCTAAAGAGATTCATCAAATTTTAGACGACTCGCCAATTGTTACCTCTTTGCAATTACAGTTATGGCAATGGATTGCTAATTACTACATGTGTACAGAAGGCGAAGTCATGCGTGCTGCATTACCTAATGCTTTTTTATTAGAAAGTGAAACCATTATTAGTAAAAATGACAAGCATCAGATTAAGGATACCGATTTAAAAGATGATGAGTTTCTAATTTATGAAGCTTTGCAACATCAATCGTCACTTAAAATTCAAGATATAGCAAACATTTTAGATAAAAAAAATGTTTTACCAGTTGTTAAGCGTTTGGTAGATAAAGAAGCTATTATTTTAAATGAAGAAATTTACGACAAGTATAAGCCTAAATATGTAAGATATGTCAAGCTAACTAGTCAGTTTGCTTCAGAAACTGCCCTAAATACTTTGTTAGACGAATTAAGTAGCAGAGCTAAAAAACAACGTGACGTTATTTTAACGCTATTTTCTTTGTCCGCAAAAACAAAAAAACCAGTAAAAGTAGCCGATTTGGTGGCAGAAAGTCAGACGTCTTCTGCAACTGTTAAGGCATTAATCGACAAAGGGATTTTAGAAGACTATCACATCCAAACCGATAGGGTTATTTATGATGGAGAAGAGAATGAAGATTCAAAAACACTAAACCAATATCAGACCGAAGCTTTAAAGCAAATCGAAACCAGTTTTGATACTCACAATGTGGTGTTACTGCATGGTATTACCTCTTCTGGAAAAACGGAAGTGTATGTCAAATTAATAGAAGAGGTTATAGCTAAAGGTGAGCAAGTTCTATACTTATTACCAGAAATAGCATTAACCACGCAATTGGTGACGCGATTACAAAATTATTTTGGAGAGCAAGTTGCAGTGTTTAATAGCAAGTACTCGGCACATGAGCGAGTTGAGGTATATAATCAAGTGCTAAATAATTCCGCTAAAGCGAAGATAATTTTAGGTGCACGTTCATCTATATTTTTACCCTTTAAAAACTTAGGATTAATCATTGTAGATGAAGAGCACGAATCCTCTTTTAAACAATTTGATCCTGCACCACGTTATCATGCGCGTGATGCAGCAATAGTATTAGCATCGCTTTTTAAAGCGAAAACACTTTTAGGTAGTGCCACACCAAGCTTAGAAAGCTATTATAATGCACAAGAAAAAAAGTATGGTCTAGTCGAAATTAATAGACGCTACAACAACGTCCAGCTTCCAGAAATTGAGCTTGTAGATATTAAAGATAAGCAGAAGCGCAAAAAAATGAAAGGTCATTTTACCGATCGATTAATCGAAGAAATGACTGAGGCTATTGCAGATGGACACCAAATTATATTATTTCAAAATAGAAGAGGTTATTCACCAATTGTCGAGTGTAATACTTGTGGTCACTCACCACAATGCCCTAACTGTGATGTTAGTTTAACCTACCATCAATACCGTAAACAGTTACGTTGTCATTATTGTGGATATAATAGTGCAATGTTACAAAAATGTATGGCTTGCGGTACTACAGATTTAGACACAAAAGGCTTTGGAACTGAACAAATAGAAAGCGAAGTCAAGCAACTGTTCCCAGATTTAAAAGTGGCTAGAATGGACTTAGATACGACTAGAGGAAAGTTTGGTTACGAAAAAATAATTACTGCTTTTGAGCAACAAGACATAGATGTATTAGTAGGTACACAAATGCTAACAAAAGGACTAGATTTTAGAAATGTTAAGGTCGTTGGTGTGATGAATGCAGATAACTTGTTAAATTTTCCAGATTTTAGAGCACATGAACGTAGTTTTCAACTCATGTTGCAAGTTTCAGGTAGAGCAGGACGTACAGAAAAACGAGGTAAAGTTTTAATACAAACCTATAATCCGTATCATAAAATATTACAGCAAGTATCTACTAACGATTATGTTAGTATGTTTAAAGAGCAATTAGAAGAGCGATACAATTACAACTATCCACCATACTTTAGATTAATTAAAATTACGTTGAAGCATCGTGATTATAATAAAGTAAATATTGCGTCAGATTGGTTGGCTAAAGCGCTAACTCAATTATTTAAACATTATGTTTTAGGACCAGAGTTTCCGCCAATTTCAAGAATTAGAAACCAGTATCATAAAAATATTTTGATTAAAATTCCACAAGGCCAATCTTTAAATAAAACTAAAGAGGCTATAAAAAAAGTAAACTCCAGTTTTAGTGCAATTGCAGATTTTAAGTCTGTAAGGGTAATTATTAACGTGGATAACTACTAA
- the rplI gene encoding 50S ribosomal protein L9 translates to MELILKQDVENLGFKDDVVTVKNGYGRNFLIPSGHAVLATKSAKKVLEETLKQRAYKETKEIEEANKVAEAIKALDIKIAAKVGAGDKLFGSVNNIDVADALAKEGQDIDKKYISVTTVKRLGKYNATVRLHRTVNVDMEFEVVAQA, encoded by the coding sequence ATGGAACTTATATTAAAACAAGACGTTGAGAACTTAGGATTTAAAGACGATGTTGTAACGGTTAAGAACGGTTATGGTAGAAACTTTTTAATTCCTTCTGGACATGCAGTTTTAGCAACAAAGTCTGCTAAAAAAGTATTAGAAGAAACGTTAAAACAACGTGCATACAAAGAAACTAAAGAAATTGAAGAAGCAAATAAAGTAGCAGAAGCTATCAAAGCTTTAGATATTAAAATAGCTGCTAAAGTTGGTGCTGGAGACAAATTATTTGGATCTGTAAACAATATTGATGTAGCAGATGCTTTAGCTAAAGAAGGTCAAGACATCGACAAAAAATACATCTCTGTAACTACAGTGAAGCGTTTAGGAAAATATAACGCAACTGTACGTTTACACAGAACTGTAAATGTAGACATGGAGTTTGAAGTAGTAGCACAAGCTTAA
- a CDS encoding glycerophosphodiester phosphodiesterase family protein — protein MKYLYVVFLFIGLVSCKNNTTDTSVSTETEVVKQKQSALIEAFKYNPQDEPIISVHRGGKGLKDYPENCLETLQYINDSIPAIFEIDVAQTRDNVLVLMHDNTLERTTTGTDRLNTYTYQELLAFNLVDDFGHETTYKIPTLKEVLLWAKQNHVILTLDKKRTVSFDALIALVKQLDAEDVSIIITYDLKQAIEAYQLAPDLLLSVSARNQKELDWLLHSKIPTQNMLAFTGTRLSPNQFYKTVHSYGIKTILGTLGNLDNQAKAKGEVPYTIWRDKGIDVFATDRPFDVAKALHIKK, from the coding sequence ATGAAATATTTATACGTTGTCTTCTTGTTTATAGGTTTAGTGTCTTGCAAGAACAATACTACAGATACTTCCGTTTCAACCGAAACAGAAGTAGTCAAACAAAAGCAATCTGCATTAATTGAAGCTTTTAAATACAATCCTCAAGACGAACCAATCATTAGTGTGCATAGAGGCGGAAAAGGATTGAAAGACTATCCTGAAAACTGTTTAGAGACTTTACAATATATAAACGACAGTATTCCAGCTATTTTTGAAATAGATGTCGCACAAACTAGAGATAACGTGTTAGTACTTATGCACGATAATACTCTAGAGCGTACCACAACGGGAACAGACAGGCTAAATACATATACTTACCAAGAGTTACTAGCGTTTAATTTGGTGGACGATTTTGGTCATGAAACCACATATAAAATCCCGACATTAAAAGAGGTGCTACTTTGGGCAAAACAGAATCATGTTATTCTTACTTTAGATAAGAAACGAACTGTCTCTTTTGATGCACTAATAGCATTAGTGAAGCAGTTAGATGCAGAGGATGTGTCTATAATAATTACTTACGACTTAAAGCAAGCAATCGAAGCCTATCAATTAGCACCAGATTTGTTGTTGTCTGTCTCTGCAAGAAACCAAAAAGAATTAGATTGGTTATTACATTCTAAAATACCAACACAAAATATGTTAGCCTTTACAGGTACTAGATTGTCGCCAAACCAGTTTTATAAAACAGTACATTCCTATGGAATTAAAACCATTCTTGGAACTTTAGGAAACTTAGACAATCAAGCTAAAGCTAAAGGTGAGGTGCCTTATACCATTTGGAGAGATAAAGGAATAGATGTTTTTGCAACAGACAGACCTTTTGACGTTGCCAAAGCATTACATATTAAGAAGTGA
- the rpsF gene encoding 30S ribosomal protein S6, producing the protein MNHYETVFILNPVLSETQIKETVQKYEEFLTSRGAKMISKEDWGLKKLAYPIQNKKSGFYHLFEFQVDGEHINPLEVEFRRDERFMRYLTVAMDKHAVSWAERRRAKLKQKA; encoded by the coding sequence ATGAATCATTATGAAACTGTTTTCATCTTAAATCCCGTTTTATCTGAAACTCAGATAAAGGAAACAGTACAGAAATACGAAGAATTTCTTACTAGTAGAGGAGCAAAGATGATATCAAAAGAAGATTGGGGACTTAAAAAGTTAGCGTACCCAATCCAAAACAAAAAAAGTGGGTTTTATCACTTATTTGAATTTCAAGTAGATGGAGAACACATTAATCCTTTAGAAGTAGAGTTTAGACGTGACGAGCGTTTTATGCGTTACTTAACTGTAGCTATGGACAAACATGCAGTGTCATGGGCGGAACGTAGAAGAGCTAAACTAAAACAAAAAGCGTAA
- the nadC gene encoding carboxylating nicotinate-nucleotide diphosphorylase: MISKAQFDKEIQLIITNAIREDVGDGDHSSLSCIPASTQGKAKLLVKDQGIIAGVEFAKQVFNYVDKDMTVETLIEDGSPVKYGDIVFYVSGASQSILKAERLVLNAMQRMSAIATKTRQFVDLLEGTGTKVLDTRKTTPGIRALEKWAVKIGGGENHRFALYDMIMLKDNHIDFAGGITKAIDKTKQYLKDTNRDLKIIVEARNLEEIKEILQSEGVYRILIDNFNYEDTKTAVKLIGDKCLTESSGGINEKTIRDYALCGVDYISSGALTHSVYNMDLSLKAVD; encoded by the coding sequence ATGATAAGCAAAGCCCAATTTGATAAAGAAATACAACTAATAATTACCAATGCTATTAGAGAAGATGTTGGTGATGGAGACCATAGCAGTTTGTCGTGTATTCCAGCATCTACCCAAGGTAAAGCAAAACTTTTAGTTAAAGATCAAGGCATTATTGCAGGTGTGGAATTTGCTAAGCAAGTATTTAATTATGTGGATAAGGACATGACTGTTGAAACGCTAATTGAAGATGGAAGTCCTGTAAAATATGGAGACATTGTATTTTATGTTTCTGGAGCCTCACAATCTATTTTAAAAGCAGAACGTTTAGTACTAAACGCCATGCAGCGCATGAGCGCTATTGCAACCAAAACCAGACAGTTTGTGGATTTGTTAGAAGGTACAGGAACTAAAGTGTTGGACACACGTAAAACCACTCCTGGTATTCGAGCTTTAGAAAAATGGGCAGTTAAAATTGGAGGAGGAGAAAACCACAGATTTGCGTTATATGATATGATTATGCTAAAAGATAACCATATTGATTTTGCTGGCGGAATCACTAAAGCAATAGATAAAACTAAACAATACCTTAAAGACACTAATCGTGACTTAAAGATTATTGTTGAGGCTAGAAATCTTGAAGAAATTAAAGAGATCCTACAGTCTGAAGGTGTGTACAGAATTTTGATCGATAATTTTAACTATGAAGACACAAAAACTGCTGTAAAACTTATTGGTGATAAGTGTTTAACAGAAAGTTCAGGTGGTATTAACGAGAAAACGATTAGAGACTATGCACTTTGTGGTGTAGATTATATCTCGTCTGGAGCATTGACACACTCGGTGTACAACATGGATTTAAGTTTAAAAGCAGTAGATTAA
- a CDS encoding DUF2147 domain-containing protein, with protein sequence MKNITVLIIILMVSFSVSAQDILGQWKTIDDETGEAKSIVEIYKKDGKIYGKIIEIFDKTKRNLPCIKCKGDDYNKPILGLDIIKNMTKDGDYYKNGTVVDPQNGKVYKLRLGLTDDGKLQVRGYIGFFYSTQYWERVK encoded by the coding sequence ATGAAAAATATAACAGTTTTAATAATTATATTGATGGTTAGTTTTTCCGTGTCTGCTCAGGATATTTTAGGACAATGGAAAACAATTGATGATGAGACAGGAGAAGCAAAGTCTATAGTAGAAATTTACAAAAAAGACGGAAAGATCTATGGTAAAATCATCGAGATTTTTGATAAAACCAAGCGTAATTTACCATGTATAAAATGTAAAGGGGACGATTATAATAAACCCATTTTAGGTCTTGATATTATTAAAAACATGACAAAAGATGGTGACTATTATAAAAACGGAACTGTTGTAGACCCACAAAATGGGAAAGTCTATAAACTAAGACTTGGATTAACCGATGATGGAAAGCTTCAAGTTAGAGGTTATATTGGTTTCTTTTACTCCACACAGTATTGGGAAAGAGTTAAGTAG
- a CDS encoding LytTR family DNA-binding domain-containing protein, protein MILNCVVVDDSAIQRLSIVKLIENNNNLNLIAEYSSALETKNGLNTHKVDLIFLDIEMPVLNGFELLDVLNNKPQIIFVTGKTEYAFKAFNYDATDYLQKPITRERFNQAVEKAVEQHKLKLDFNQEEGEHIFVKSNLKKRKVYIRDIKWIEALGDYVKLVTEDTSLVVLSTMKAFEHELPEGKFLRIHKSYIVNLDKVDRFNSKNVEVGAYEIPLSRNKKTQLVDALNSI, encoded by the coding sequence ATGATATTAAATTGTGTAGTAGTTGACGATTCGGCAATACAAAGACTATCTATTGTAAAGCTAATTGAGAACAACAACAATCTAAATTTAATTGCTGAATACAGCAGTGCTTTAGAAACTAAAAACGGATTAAACACACACAAGGTAGATCTTATCTTTTTAGATATTGAAATGCCTGTATTAAATGGTTTTGAATTACTAGATGTCCTAAATAACAAACCCCAAATTATTTTTGTAACTGGTAAGACAGAATACGCATTTAAAGCATTTAACTACGATGCAACAGATTATTTACAAAAACCTATAACTAGAGAGCGTTTTAATCAGGCTGTAGAAAAAGCTGTTGAGCAACACAAATTGAAGCTTGATTTTAATCAAGAAGAAGGAGAACACATTTTTGTAAAAAGCAACCTTAAAAAGCGTAAAGTTTACATTAGAGATATTAAATGGATTGAAGCACTTGGTGACTATGTAAAATTAGTAACTGAAGATACTAGTCTTGTTGTATTATCTACGATGAAAGCTTTTGAACACGAATTACCTGAAGGTAAGTTTTTAAGAATCCACAAATCTTACATTGTAAATCTTGACAAAGTTGATAGATTTAACAGTAAAAATGTTGAAGTTGGAGCTTACGAAATACCGTTAAGTAGAAACAAAAAAACACAATTGGTTGACGCTTTAAATAGCATTTAA